One genomic window of Hyperolius riggenbachi isolate aHypRig1 chromosome 7, aHypRig1.pri, whole genome shotgun sequence includes the following:
- the GPR146 gene encoding probable G-protein coupled receptor 146, which yields MWSCEDFNYTNNIQDQRLCHDFHLVLFIFSILYLIICFPTGLCYNVQLVLVNLYNKATMTMPDVYFVNMAIAGLIINAVAPVYLLGPEYTKWSLWSFGNEVYITLLILFNVSSLVIMYSTTLLSLDYYIECALPRTYMSSVYNTKHVCGFIWGGAVLTSFSSLLFYICSHVSTKIIECSKMQNREAADAIMVLIGYVVPVLAVLYALVLILQIRKEETPLDQDSGRLDPSVHRLLIATVCTQFILWTPYYATLMVNTFTDGHAKTNDHRFMRTFHFIEGLSSFLAFSSSFVMPLLHRYINKNFHSKLQRLLKKLHCGNEGCAHERTVVQQVMT from the coding sequence ATGTGGAGTTGCGAAGATTttaattacaccaacaacatccaaGACCAGCGCCTGTGCCATGACTTCCACCTCGTCCTCTTTATCTTCTCCATACTCTACCTCATCATTTGCTTCCCAACTGGTCTCTGCTACAATGTTCAGCTTGTGCTGGTTAATCTGTATAACAAGGCAACTATGACCATGCCAGATGTCTACTTTGTGAATATGGCAATTGCTGGACTTATCATAAATGCTGTGGCGCCAGTGTACCTTCTAGGACCAGAGTACACAAAGTGGTCACTATGGAGCTTTGGCAATGAAGTTTACATCACTCTATTAATTCTCTTCAATGTGTCATCTCTGGTGATCATGTATTCCACAACTTTGCTGAGTTTGGACTATTACATAGAATGTGCACTGCCAAGAACTTACATGTCAAGTGTCTACAACACAAAGCACGTATGTGGTTTCATTTGGGGTGGAGCAGTGCTGACCAGTTTTTCTTCTCTCCTCTTCTACATCTGCAGTCACGTTTCTACTAAAATCATTGAGTGTTCCAAGATGCAGAATCGGGAGGCAGCAGATGCTATTATGGTCCTCATTGGATATGTGGTGCCTGTTCTTGCTGTACTCTATGCTTTGGTCCTTATTTTGCAAATTCGAAAAGAAGAAACTCCTCTTGACCAGGATTCTGGGAGATTGGACCCATCTGTGCATCGGCTCTTAATTGCTACCGTATGCACACAGTTTATTTTATGGACGCCTTATTATGCTACCCTAATGGTGAACACTTTTACAGACGGTCATGCGAAAACCAATGACCATCGTTTCATGAGAACATTTCACTTCATTGAAGGTTTGTCAAGCTTCTTGGCCTTCTCAAGCAGCTTTGTCATGCCTCTATTACACAGATATATTAACAAAAACTTTCATAGCAAACTccagaggttgcttaaaaaattgCACTGTGGCAATGAAGGCTGTGCCCATGAGCGCACTGTGGTTCAGCAGGTGATGACTTGA